A region of the Pseudomonas asiatica genome:
GCCGGAAGAGTCCAATGAAATGGCGCGGATCATTGGCTGCCTGGCAGCGCAGATTCCGTTTGCGGGGCATATCTCCAGCCTGGAGAATCCGCGGGTAGTAAATGAGTTCCTGTTGAATTGGCTGCCGCGTAACCAGTGAGATTGCCGGGGCTGCTTTGCAGCCCTTGTGGGAGCGGGTTCACCCGCGAAGCAGGCAACGCGGTGTATGGCACCGGCTTCGCCGGTGTTCGCGGGTGAACCCGCTCCCACAACGGCCTCATTTACCCGACTAACCCTGCCACTTGCCCCCTTCCACAATCACGCTTTCCGGCTTGGTGTCATCGCTCAGTTCCTTGCGCACATACTGGTCATACAGCTTCAGCAGAAACTTCTCCTCCCCCAGCTTGGCCAGCTCGGCATTCACCCAGTCACGCAGCTCGGTGTTGCCCTTCTTAACCGCCGGTGCAATCGGTGCCTCGTCACCCAGCAGCTCAGGCAGCACGCGGTACCCCGGGTTCTGCTTGGCCCAGCTGAACAGAATCAGGTTGTCCTGCGCATAGGCATCGCCACGCCCGGTGGCCAGCGCCTGCAGCGACTCGCTGTTCTTCTCGAACTTGAGCAGTTTCCAGTCCGGGTGGTTCTTGGTCAGCCAGATATCAGCGGTAGTGCCGGTGGTGACGATGATGGTCTTGTCGGCCAGGTCGTCGAGCTTCTGCACCGGGCTGCCATCCGCGACGATGGCCTGCACGGCAACGCGCAGGTTGGGGTTGGTGAAGTCCACCGCTTCCTTGCGCTCCGGGGTCACGGTCATGTTGGCGAGGATCAGGTCGACCTTGTCGCTCTGCAGGAACGGGATACGGCTGGCCGGCTCCACGGCAACGAACTCGACCTTGTTTTCATCACCCAGCAGGTCCTTGGCCAGGCGCCGGCCGATATCGGTGTCAAAGCCCACGTAGCGGCCCTGCTCATCGACGAAACCGAACGGTGGCTTGTCGGTGAACACCCCGACAATCAGCTTGTCGCGGGCCTTGATGGTTTCCAGGTAGCTGGTGGCCGGCGAGGCCGCCGCGGGCTTGGGTGGTTCTTCAGCCTTGTTGCAGCCGGCCAGCAAGGCCAGGCCGAACAACGGCGCCAGCAGTTTGGTGAAGTTGGCAGTTTTCATGACAGTTCCTTGTGCAGTGTCTTCGGCAGGCTTTCTACGAAGGAGAATTTCTCCAGGAACTGCTGCGCGCGTGCGGTCCGCGGTCGTGTGAAGAAGCTCTCGGGGTCGCCCTGTTCAAGGATCCTGCCGGCCTCCATGAACACGATGCGGTCGGCCACCGCGCGAGCGAAGGCCATTTCGTGGGTAACGATGAGCAAGGTCATGCCGTCGCGGGCCAGGCCCTGGATCACCTGCAGCACCTCCTTGACCATTTCCGGGTCGAGGGCTGCGGTAACCTCGTCGAACAGCATCACCTCGGGGTTCATGCACAGCGAACGCACGATGGCGATGCGCTGTTGCTGGCCCCCGGACAACTGCCGGGGAAAGGCGTCGCGCTTGTCCAGCAGGCCGACCCGCGCCAGCAGCGCCTCGGCCTGGGCCTGGGCTTCGGCGCGCTCGCGCCTTTGTACCTTGAGCGGGCCAAGCAGCAGGTTGTCGATCACGCTCATGTGGCCGAACAGGTGATAGCTCTGGAACACCATGCCGACCCGCTGGCGGATCTCGCGCCAATCGGTGCGCGGGTCGAGCAGCTCCTGCCCGGCCAGGCGCAGGTGGCCGCCGTGGGCCTGCTCCAGGCCGTTGAGGCAGCGCAGCAGCGTGCTTTTGCCAC
Encoded here:
- a CDS encoding transporter substrate-binding domain-containing protein, which encodes MKTANFTKLLAPLFGLALLAGCNKAEEPPKPAAASPATSYLETIKARDKLIVGVFTDKPPFGFVDEQGRYVGFDTDIGRRLAKDLLGDENKVEFVAVEPASRIPFLQSDKVDLILANMTVTPERKEAVDFTNPNLRVAVQAIVADGSPVQKLDDLADKTIIVTTGTTADIWLTKNHPDWKLLKFEKNSESLQALATGRGDAYAQDNLILFSWAKQNPGYRVLPELLGDEAPIAPAVKKGNTELRDWVNAELAKLGEEKFLLKLYDQYVRKELSDDTKPESVIVEGGKWQG
- a CDS encoding amino acid ABC transporter ATP-binding protein gives rise to the protein MSALIEFQGFNKFFGEHQVLKDVDLQVAAGEVVVILGPSGCGKSTLLRCLNGLEQAHGGHLRLAGQELLDPRTDWREIRQRVGMVFQSYHLFGHMSVIDNLLLGPLKVQRRERAEAQAQAEALLARVGLLDKRDAFPRQLSGGQQQRIAIVRSLCMNPEVMLFDEVTAALDPEMVKEVLQVIQGLARDGMTLLIVTHEMAFARAVADRIVFMEAGRILEQGDPESFFTRPRTARAQQFLEKFSFVESLPKTLHKELS